One genomic region from Nostoc sphaeroides encodes:
- a CDS encoding class I SAM-dependent methyltransferase, with protein sequence MSDSQTVSAAVAKLYNTYPFPPEALLDEPPPGYNWRWNWLAAHNFCTGQKPQRQDIRILDAGCGTGVSTEYLVHLNPQASVVGIDLSTGALAVAKERCQRSGATRVEFHHLSLFDVEQLPGEFDLINCVGVLHHTSDPIRGIQALAKKLAPGGLMHIFVYGELGRWEIQLMQKAIALLQGDKKGDYRDGVQVGRQIFASLPENNRIVKYDKQRWSLENHKDENFADMYVHPQEIDYNIDTLFELIDASGLEFIGFSNPSFWDLERLLGKAPELVERAKDLSDRQLYRLIELLDPEVTHYEFFLGRPPLIKSDWSDDNALLAAIPQLNPCLEGFPSQCFFNYDYQIVNLSVPEFEFMQKCDANSTVAEILADVQLGLDGVRTLLQQQLILLTPV encoded by the coding sequence ATGTCCGATTCCCAAACTGTTAGTGCTGCTGTTGCCAAACTCTACAATACTTACCCCTTTCCGCCAGAAGCTTTGTTGGATGAACCACCCCCAGGCTACAACTGGCGCTGGAATTGGCTAGCCGCTCATAACTTCTGCACAGGTCAAAAACCCCAAAGGCAAGATATTCGGATTTTAGATGCAGGTTGCGGTACTGGTGTAAGTACAGAGTACTTAGTTCACCTCAATCCTCAAGCTTCGGTTGTGGGAATTGATCTCAGTACTGGCGCTTTAGCTGTAGCAAAAGAACGTTGTCAGCGTTCAGGGGCTACCCGCGTTGAATTTCATCACCTCAGCTTGTTTGATGTGGAACAGTTACCGGGTGAGTTTGATTTAATCAACTGTGTTGGTGTTTTGCATCATACCTCCGATCCAATTCGCGGTATTCAAGCTTTGGCGAAAAAGTTAGCCCCAGGTGGCTTGATGCACATTTTTGTGTATGGAGAGTTAGGACGCTGGGAAATTCAACTCATGCAAAAAGCGATCGCACTTCTTCAAGGTGACAAAAAAGGCGACTACCGCGATGGTGTCCAAGTCGGACGACAAATATTTGCCTCTTTACCAGAAAATAACCGAATTGTCAAATACGATAAACAGCGTTGGTCATTAGAAAATCACAAAGATGAAAACTTTGCGGATATGTACGTACATCCCCAAGAAATTGACTACAACATTGACACGCTGTTTGAATTAATAGATGCTTCAGGATTGGAGTTTATTGGTTTCTCGAATCCGAGTTTCTGGGATTTGGAAAGACTTTTAGGCAAAGCACCAGAGTTAGTAGAACGGGCAAAAGATTTGAGCGATCGCCAGCTTTACCGCCTGATAGAATTACTAGATCCAGAAGTAACTCATTACGAGTTTTTCCTTGGTCGTCCTCCCTTAATTAAGTCCGACTGGTCAGACGATAACGCTTTACTGGCAGCGATTCCCCAACTTAATCCTTGTCTTGAAGGATTTCCCAGCCAATGTTTCTTTAATTACGACTACCAAATTGTTAATTTATCTGTACCAGAGTTTGAATTTATGCAAAAGTGTGATGCTAATTCAACAGTTGCGGAAATTTTGGCAGATGTGCAACTGGGATTAGATGGGGTAAGAACGCTGCTTCAGCAGCAGTTGATTTTATTGACACCTGTTTAA
- a CDS encoding XisI protein, translated as MEGINYSQIIQAILSNHSANDVANGTEVQLLFDAERHHYQVLNIGWKEQRRIYGVIIHVDIKDQKIWIQRDGTEIGIANELIAAGVPKEDIVLGFYAPYKRQFTDFAVG; from the coding sequence ATGGAAGGAATAAATTACTCTCAAATTATTCAAGCAATTTTAAGTAACCATTCCGCAAATGATGTGGCTAATGGGACAGAGGTTCAATTGTTGTTTGACGCAGAACGCCATCATTATCAAGTCTTAAATATTGGCTGGAAAGAACAACGGAGAATTTATGGAGTCATTATTCATGTTGATATCAAAGACCAAAAAATTTGGATACAAAGAGATGGTACAGAAATTGGTATCGCTAATGAATTAATTGCTGCTGGTGTACCTAAAGAAGATATTGTATTAGGATTTTACGCTCCTTATAAACGCCAATTTACTGACTTTGCTGTTGGATAA
- a CDS encoding XisH family protein, whose product MPSKDIFHQSVRTALEKDGWIITHDPLHLKVDDIEFFVDLGAERLLAAQKQGQKIAVEIKSFVGASEVTEFHLALGQTLNYRLALKKEEPERILYLAVSQDTYQDFFSRQFIQDSLKEYQIKLLIFNSLNQDIVLWKE is encoded by the coding sequence ATGCCTTCTAAAGATATATTTCATCAATCTGTTCGCACTGCTTTAGAAAAAGATGGTTGGATAATTACCCATGATCCACTCCATCTGAAAGTTGATGATATTGAATTTTTTGTGGATTTAGGAGCAGAAAGATTATTAGCAGCACAAAAACAAGGTCAAAAAATAGCTGTAGAAATTAAATCCTTTGTAGGTGCATCGGAAGTAACAGAATTTCATCTCGCTTTAGGTCAAACCCTGAATTATCGGCTAGCATTGAAAAAAGAAGAACCAGAACGCATTTTATATCTAGCTGTTAGCCAAGATACATACCAAGACTTTTTCTCACGTCAATTTATTCAAGATTCTTTAAAAGAATATCAAATTAAACTTTTAATATTTAATTCCTTAAATCAGGACATTGTTTTATGGAAGGAATAA
- a CDS encoding vWA domain-containing protein, whose translation MAVGMPEFVENPENRCPVILLLDTSGSMSGQPIQELNRGLAAFKQDVLKDSQASLSVEVAIITFGPIVKLTQDFVTIDQFTPPTLEVDGRTPMGAAIEYALDFLENRKQTYKDNGILYYRPWVFLITDGAPNDSWESAAQRLRQAEAQSRLSFFAVGVKGADMNILKQISPPQRPPVRLDGLDFREMFVWLSASMKRVSSGKVGQAVALPSMGWGQITS comes from the coding sequence ATGGCTGTAGGAATGCCAGAATTCGTTGAAAATCCAGAAAATCGTTGCCCTGTAATTCTGTTACTCGATACTTCTGGCTCTATGTCAGGTCAGCCAATCCAAGAGTTAAATCGAGGACTTGCTGCTTTCAAACAAGATGTACTAAAAGATTCCCAAGCATCGCTGAGTGTGGAAGTGGCAATAATTACATTTGGCCCTATAGTTAAACTCACGCAAGACTTTGTGACGATTGACCAATTTACACCGCCTACATTGGAAGTAGATGGTCGTACCCCAATGGGTGCGGCGATTGAGTATGCTTTGGATTTTCTAGAGAACCGGAAACAAACTTATAAAGACAACGGGATTCTCTATTATCGCCCTTGGGTGTTTTTGATTACAGACGGAGCGCCAAATGACTCCTGGGAATCAGCCGCGCAAAGATTGAGACAAGCAGAAGCACAAAGCCGACTGTCATTTTTTGCGGTTGGTGTAAAGGGTGCTGATATGAATATTCTCAAACAAATTTCCCCTCCTCAACGTCCACCAGTTAGGCTAGATGGCTTAGATTTTCGTGAGATGTTTGTCTGGCTTTCTGCTTCGATGAAACGGGTTTCTAGTGGCAAAGTGGGGCAAGCTGTAGCTTTACCGTCTATGGGATGGGGTCAAATTACCAGTTAG
- a CDS encoding PP2C family serine/threonine-protein phosphatase has protein sequence MNWKAVARSAIGTSHQKQGIGCQDYGDYRIFDDVIVGAVADGAGSAKHSDVGAKLAVETVLKCFSEINEFPQKQDSQPLSKEEAQKVFAEIVNKVITELQKQADEGDYAVNDLACTLLVFVANPDCIAAMQIGDGFIVMRSQESEYQLLFQPDKGEFINETTFITSTNALKEMQVKVITEKQEFISASTDGLEKVAIRLSDWQPFSPFFKPLEEYLHEPVNSEDEDKYLMEFLNSERLNSRTDDDKTLLLCLFDRE, from the coding sequence GTGAATTGGAAAGCTGTTGCACGTTCTGCGATTGGAACGAGTCATCAAAAACAGGGGATAGGTTGTCAAGATTATGGGGATTATCGCATCTTTGATGATGTGATTGTAGGCGCTGTTGCTGATGGTGCTGGTAGTGCTAAACATTCTGATGTTGGTGCTAAGTTGGCGGTAGAAACGGTACTCAAATGCTTTTCTGAAATTAATGAATTTCCTCAGAAGCAAGATTCTCAACCGCTATCCAAAGAAGAAGCTCAGAAAGTATTTGCTGAGATTGTGAACAAAGTTATTACAGAATTACAGAAGCAAGCAGATGAAGGAGATTATGCTGTCAATGATTTAGCTTGTACGTTGTTGGTTTTCGTGGCAAATCCTGACTGCATTGCAGCTATGCAAATCGGAGATGGATTTATTGTAATGCGTTCCCAAGAGTCAGAATATCAACTGTTGTTTCAGCCAGATAAAGGTGAGTTCATCAATGAAACAACTTTTATCACCTCAACAAATGCACTAAAAGAAATGCAGGTAAAGGTCATTACCGAAAAACAAGAGTTTATTTCTGCTTCCACTGATGGATTAGAAAAAGTAGCAATTCGCTTGAGTGACTGGCAACCTTTCTCGCCTTTCTTTAAACCTTTGGAGGAATACTTGCACGAACCTGTTAATTCAGAGGATGAAGATAAATATCTGATGGAATTTCTCAACTCGGAACGGCTAAATTCTCGCACTGATGATGATAAAACCTTACTTTTGTGCTTGTTTGATAGAGAGTAA
- a CDS encoding helix-hairpin-helix domain-containing protein — translation MTLLICGSTSESITLLGEPIANSGEGKVWRTNHNGYLAKIYHSPTLERVQKLAVMIAYSPTEPNFHLNHISFAWPKSSLKNAQGDCVGFLMPEIKEAKELINVYNYQKRKALKLDVDWRFLHTTALNIASIIEAIHISGYVLGDIKQQNILVNDRALPSIIDTDSFQVRNPVNGKIYRCPVGSPDYTPPELIDKDFSSIDQTEVHDRFRLAVIIYQLLFGGQTPFAGKWTGTGDTPEANDRIRQGLWLYAPNSLMQPVERTIPLEIIHPEVQRCFLRCFNDGYKNPNLRPTAGDWVKALRLAVNELTICGKVDSHYYSQTYGKCYWCDRSTKLGIDIFPGFARPKQPTAATTATTTSNSAMTFLVKIVVGIGLFFCLVGGWSAMLVWFGFVLLLFCISWAEGK, via the coding sequence ATGACGCTTCTCATCTGTGGTAGTACTAGTGAATCAATTACTCTCTTGGGTGAACCGATAGCTAATAGTGGTGAAGGTAAGGTTTGGCGAACTAATCACAATGGTTACTTAGCAAAAATTTACCATTCGCCTACACTTGAACGGGTACAAAAGTTAGCGGTGATGATAGCGTACTCACCCACAGAGCCAAATTTCCACCTAAATCATATTTCTTTTGCTTGGCCTAAATCGTCGCTGAAAAATGCTCAAGGTGATTGTGTCGGCTTTCTGATGCCGGAAATTAAAGAAGCAAAAGAACTTATTAATGTATACAATTACCAAAAAAGAAAGGCTTTGAAACTTGATGTTGATTGGCGTTTTCTCCACACAACAGCGCTGAATATCGCCTCAATTATTGAAGCTATTCACATTTCTGGCTATGTTTTGGGTGACATCAAGCAGCAAAATATCCTTGTTAACGATCGCGCCTTACCTTCTATTATTGATACTGACTCCTTTCAGGTTCGCAATCCGGTAAATGGCAAGATTTATCGTTGTCCAGTTGGTTCACCAGATTATACACCACCGGAACTGATTGATAAAGATTTTTCTAGCATTGATCAAACGGAAGTACACGATCGCTTCCGGTTAGCAGTCATTATCTATCAGTTGTTGTTTGGTGGTCAAACTCCTTTTGCGGGAAAGTGGACAGGTACGGGGGACACTCCAGAAGCTAATGATCGTATCCGTCAGGGTTTATGGCTGTATGCACCAAACAGTTTGATGCAACCTGTAGAAAGGACAATTCCTCTTGAGATTATTCACCCAGAGGTTCAGCGATGTTTTCTCAGATGCTTTAACGATGGTTATAAAAATCCTAACTTGCGCCCAACTGCTGGGGATTGGGTAAAGGCGCTCAGACTTGCTGTTAATGAGTTAACTATCTGTGGAAAGGTAGACAGCCATTATTACAGCCAAACTTATGGTAAGTGTTATTGGTGCGATCGTTCTACAAAACTTGGTATTGATATATTTCCTGGCTTTGCTAGACCAAAACAACCAACAGCTGCAACTACAGCTACAACTACTTCAAATTCTGCCATGACCTTTTTGGTTAAGATAGTTGTTGGGATTGGATTATTTTTTTGTTTGGTTGGTGGTTGGTCTGCTATGCTTGTTTGGTTTGGTTTTGTTTTGCTTTTGTTTTGCATAAGTTGGGCTGAAGGTAAATAA
- a CDS encoding Imm30 family immunity protein has product MNQNNLLAILRENCLMHTQQQVTDFENALAEIADNPDEQNLSAYHLVLDDQCQQPEVMFSLIHFLESFDIEEQIAAFIKVVPQLMIDAPEWTRIIHDRILNDDSACQVYQKFLHSANLNTPHFIYHLL; this is encoded by the coding sequence ATGAATCAAAACAATCTGTTGGCAATTTTAAGAGAAAATTGCTTGATGCATACTCAACAGCAAGTTACCGACTTTGAAAATGCTTTAGCTGAAATAGCTGATAATCCTGATGAGCAAAATTTATCTGCATATCATCTTGTTTTAGACGATCAATGTCAACAGCCAGAAGTGATGTTCAGTTTAATTCATTTTCTCGAATCTTTTGATATAGAAGAACAAATTGCGGCTTTTATTAAAGTTGTACCCCAATTAATGATCGATGCACCTGAATGGACAAGAATAATTCATGACAGGATTTTAAATGATGATTCAGCTTGCCAAGTTTATCAAAAATTTTTACACTCAGCTAATTTGAACACACCTCATTTTATCTATCATCTGCTTTAG
- a CDS encoding 2-phosphosulfolactate phosphatase — MRYPIIFGTVAIAPMIYNQSEFNLRCEWGPQGVAQLASISDVIVIVDVLSFSTCVEIATNNGAIIFPYAYKDESAIDYAKSVQAELASHRQRWTTTGYSLSPKSVTQIPAGTRLVLPSPNGSFLTLHTGNTPTLAGCLRNCQAVAQFAQKYGDKIAVIPAGERWKEDDSLRPAFEDLIGAGAILSYLDGSLSPEAEVAVTTFHAFQQDLLGYLKKCSSGKELIEKGFESDVELSAAYNISDCVPLFTDNAYVNSRLQA; from the coding sequence GTGCGTTACCCTATTATCTTTGGAACTGTAGCGATCGCACCAATGATTTACAACCAATCAGAGTTTAATTTACGCTGTGAATGGGGGCCACAAGGAGTTGCTCAACTCGCTTCCATCAGTGATGTAATTGTAATAGTTGACGTTCTCTCTTTTTCTACCTGCGTGGAAATTGCCACAAACAACGGCGCGATAATTTTTCCTTACGCATATAAAGATGAATCAGCCATAGATTATGCCAAATCAGTGCAAGCAGAGTTAGCAAGTCATAGACAACGTTGGACTACAACTGGATATTCTCTCTCCCCAAAATCGGTAACTCAGATTCCTGCTGGAACTAGACTAGTTTTACCTTCACCTAATGGTTCTTTTCTGACTTTACATACAGGGAATACACCAACTTTGGCTGGTTGCTTGCGAAATTGCCAAGCTGTAGCGCAGTTTGCTCAAAAGTATGGTGATAAAATCGCTGTCATTCCTGCCGGTGAAAGGTGGAAAGAAGATGATAGCCTCCGCCCTGCATTTGAAGATTTAATTGGTGCTGGGGCAATTCTCAGTTATTTAGATGGCAGTCTATCACCAGAAGCCGAAGTTGCTGTGACAACATTTCATGCTTTCCAGCAGGATTTACTGGGGTACTTGAAAAAATGCAGTTCTGGTAAAGAGTTAATAGAAAAAGGTTTTGAATCAGATGTTGAACTGTCCGCCGCCTACAACATTAGTGATTGCGTGCCTTTATTTACTGATAATGCTTATGTAAATTCCAGGCTACAGGCTTAA
- a CDS encoding phycobilisome rod-core linker polypeptide, producing the protein MSVKASGGSSVARPQLYQTLAVATITQAEQQDRFLGSGELNELASYFASGAKRLEISQTLTDNAEIIVSRAANRIFVGGSPMAFLEKPREVEIVPVSAGANVQQGMQLGTVTYVESRGGFLENLRSIFNSSPSGPTPPGFRPINIARYGPSNMAKSLRDLSWFLRYATYAIVAGDPNIIAVNTRGLREIIENACSGEATLVALQEIKAGSLSFFRKDPEATEIVSQYMDVLLTEFKAATPSNKVRQRPSSDQQGLELPQIYFNAAERRPKFVMKTGLSSSEKNEVIKATYRQIFERDITRAYSLSISDLESKVKNGDISVKEFVRRLAKSPLYQKQFYQPFINSRVIELAFRHILGRGPSSREEVQKYFSIISTGGLAALVDALVDSAEYSDYFGEETVPYLRGLGQEAQECRNWGPQQDLFNYSAPFRKIPQFITTFAAYEQPLPDQHPYGSGNDPLEIQFGAIFPKETRNPSTRPAPFGKDTKRILIHQGAGINNQNSNPNARGEAPGTLGPKVFKLDQLPGTIGRKAAKGSSVRFSESSTQALIKAAYLQVFGRDLYEGQRPKVLEIKLENGDISVREFIRALAKSDVFRNLYWSSLYVCKAIEYIHRRLLGRPTYGRQEINKYFDIAAKQGFYAVVDAIINSVEYTEAFGEDTIPYERYLTPGGVSGRQLRVGSIREDVAAKVQKEVTPSFVTLGTVTENRSEPDIQFRINQGVSKQREQTKIFKLVANTSDKVAVKTLISAAYRQIFERDIAPYIAKNEFTAWESKLGNREITVKEFIEGLGYSNLYLKEFYTPYPNTKVIELGTKHFLGRAPLDQAEIRKYNQILATQGIRAFIAALVNSVEYNEVFGEDTVPYRRFPTLPAANFPNTEKLYNQLTKQNDDVVVPSFKPVQARVGASDTPLLTQAIADIAAQTNGKPSFAELGRSYNDGNGQSVEVAVRKHARIYRLTETTNQAERQQAINAIYRQILDVFSGEVPDNFRRTDLEGKLQNGEISVREFVRQLASSEIYRQRFLSPYPHAKVIEFLFRHLLGRTPADQEEIRQYNNLLADSGLSAAVEAIIESQEYSRYFGEDVVPYNRFSIGSRE; encoded by the coding sequence ATGAGTGTTAAGGCAAGTGGTGGAAGCTCAGTTGCGCGTCCGCAACTATATCAAACCCTAGCTGTAGCGACAATTACCCAAGCCGAGCAGCAAGACCGCTTTTTGGGAAGTGGTGAATTAAATGAACTGGCAAGCTATTTTGCATCTGGTGCCAAGCGTCTAGAAATTTCCCAGACGCTGACGGATAATGCCGAGATTATTGTATCTCGCGCTGCTAACCGGATTTTTGTCGGTGGTTCGCCAATGGCTTTTTTAGAAAAGCCCAGAGAAGTAGAAATAGTACCTGTTAGTGCTGGTGCTAATGTTCAGCAAGGGATGCAACTGGGAACTGTAACCTACGTTGAAAGTCGTGGTGGGTTCCTAGAAAATTTACGATCAATATTTAACTCATCCCCCAGTGGCCCGACACCTCCGGGTTTCAGACCAATTAACATTGCTAGATATGGCCCAAGCAACATGGCCAAGAGCTTGCGGGATTTATCCTGGTTCTTGCGCTACGCTACTTATGCGATCGTTGCTGGCGACCCCAACATCATAGCGGTGAACACACGGGGTTTGCGGGAAATCATTGAAAATGCCTGCTCTGGTGAAGCAACGCTGGTAGCTTTGCAAGAAATCAAAGCCGGGTCACTTTCCTTTTTCCGCAAAGATCCTGAGGCTACAGAGATTGTGTCTCAGTACATGGATGTTTTGCTAACAGAATTCAAAGCAGCCACACCTTCAAATAAAGTCCGCCAACGCCCCTCTAGCGACCAGCAAGGGTTGGAACTGCCACAAATTTACTTTAATGCGGCAGAACGGCGTCCCAAGTTTGTAATGAAAACTGGGTTGTCAAGTAGCGAAAAAAATGAGGTTATCAAAGCGACCTATCGACAAATCTTTGAGCGCGATATTACCCGCGCTTATAGCTTGTCGATATCTGACCTAGAATCCAAGGTAAAAAATGGCGACATCTCCGTGAAGGAATTTGTCCGTCGTCTAGCTAAATCTCCCCTTTACCAAAAACAGTTTTACCAGCCTTTTATTAACAGCCGAGTCATCGAACTAGCTTTCCGTCACATTTTGGGACGGGGCCCCAGTAGCCGCGAAGAAGTACAAAAATACTTCTCGATTATTTCTACCGGTGGTCTAGCAGCCTTAGTAGATGCCTTAGTAGATTCTGCTGAATACAGCGACTATTTTGGCGAAGAGACAGTACCCTACCTCCGGGGTCTGGGGCAAGAAGCACAAGAATGTCGCAACTGGGGGCCGCAGCAAGACCTGTTTAACTACAGTGCGCCTTTCCGCAAGATACCTCAGTTCATCACCACATTTGCTGCTTACGAACAACCACTACCAGACCAACATCCCTATGGTTCCGGTAATGACCCCTTGGAAATTCAATTTGGGGCGATTTTCCCGAAAGAAACTCGCAACCCCAGCACCCGTCCGGCTCCTTTTGGCAAGGATACCAAGCGCATCCTGATTCACCAAGGGGCAGGGATTAATAACCAAAATAGCAATCCCAATGCGCGGGGTGAAGCTCCTGGTACCCTTGGGCCCAAGGTGTTCAAGTTAGATCAACTGCCTGGTACTATTGGTAGAAAAGCTGCCAAAGGTTCTAGCGTCAGATTCTCTGAAAGTTCGACGCAAGCACTGATTAAAGCTGCTTACCTGCAAGTTTTCGGTCGCGATCTTTACGAAGGTCAGCGCCCGAAGGTATTGGAAATCAAGCTAGAAAACGGCGACATCTCTGTACGGGAGTTTATCCGTGCTTTGGCTAAGTCGGATGTATTCCGCAATCTGTACTGGTCATCGCTTTATGTTTGTAAAGCGATCGAATATATTCACCGCCGCTTGTTGGGTCGTCCTACTTATGGTCGTCAAGAAATCAATAAGTACTTTGACATCGCTGCTAAACAGGGCTTTTACGCGGTAGTTGATGCCATTATTAACAGCGTAGAATACACCGAAGCATTTGGTGAAGATACAATTCCTTACGAACGGTATCTGACTCCTGGTGGTGTATCAGGGCGACAATTGCGCGTTGGTAGTATTCGTGAAGATGTGGCGGCGAAAGTTCAGAAGGAAGTAACGCCGAGCTTTGTCACACTGGGTACTGTCACAGAAAATCGGTCAGAGCCAGATATTCAGTTCCGCATTAACCAAGGTGTCAGCAAGCAACGCGAACAAACCAAAATCTTTAAGTTGGTGGCGAATACCAGTGACAAAGTTGCTGTAAAAACTTTGATCAGCGCTGCCTATCGTCAGATTTTTGAACGGGATATTGCACCCTACATCGCCAAAAATGAATTTACGGCGTGGGAAAGCAAGCTGGGTAACCGCGAAATCACTGTGAAGGAGTTTATTGAAGGTTTGGGTTACTCTAACCTCTACCTGAAAGAGTTCTACACACCTTACCCCAACACCAAAGTGATTGAGTTGGGAACCAAACACTTCTTAGGACGTGCGCCACTAGACCAAGCAGAAATCCGTAAGTATAACCAGATTTTGGCTACTCAAGGTATTCGTGCCTTTATTGCTGCTTTGGTAAATAGTGTGGAATATAACGAGGTATTTGGTGAAGATACGGTGCCTTACCGTCGCTTCCCGACACTACCTGCGGCAAACTTCCCGAATACAGAAAAGCTGTACAACCAGCTTACCAAGCAAAACGATGACGTAGTTGTACCGAGCTTTAAGCCAGTGCAAGCCCGCGTCGGGGCTAGCGATACGCCGCTTTTGACACAGGCGATCGCAGATATAGCAGCACAAACAAATGGTAAGCCCTCATTTGCTGAACTGGGTCGTTCCTACAACGATGGGAACGGACAATCAGTGGAAGTGGCTGTGCGTAAACATGCACGGATTTACCGTCTAACTGAAACCACAAACCAAGCCGAAAGACAACAGGCAATCAACGCCATTTACCGTCAAATATTGGATGTATTTAGCGGTGAAGTGCCTGATAATTTCCGCCGTACTGACTTAGAGGGCAAACTCCAAAATGGTGAAATTTCCGTCCGGGAGTTTGTACGTCAACTAGCTAGTTCCGAAATCTATCGCCAGCGCTTCTTATCACCTTATCCTCATGCCAAGGTGATTGAGTTCCTCTTCCGTCACCTGTTGGGGCGTACACCCGCAGATCAGGAAGAAATTCGCCAGTATAACAATCTGCTAGCTGATAGTGGTTTGTCGGCTGCTGTAGAAGCAATAATCGAGAGCCAAGAGTATAGCCGCTACTTCGGTGAAGATGTTGTGCCTTACAACCGCTTTTCAATAGGGAGTAGGGAATAG
- the apcA gene encoding allophycocyanin subunit alpha: MSIVTKAIVNADAEARYLSPGELDRIKSFVATGERRVRIAQVLTENRERLVKQAGDQLFQKRPDVVSPGGNAYGQELTATCLRDLDYYLRLVTYGIVAGDVTPIEEIGVIGARELYKSLGTPIDGVAEGIRGLKNVATTLLSGDDAAEAGTYFDYLVGALL, from the coding sequence ATGAGTATCGTCACGAAAGCTATCGTGAATGCTGATGCAGAAGCTCGCTACCTCAGCCCTGGTGAATTGGATCGGATCAAATCTTTTGTTGCTACTGGTGAGCGCCGTGTGCGGATTGCTCAAGTTTTGACAGAAAATCGTGAACGCCTGGTTAAGCAAGCTGGCGATCAACTGTTCCAAAAGCGCCCTGATGTTGTGTCTCCTGGTGGTAACGCTTACGGTCAAGAATTGACTGCTACTTGTCTGCGTGACCTAGATTATTACCTCCGCCTCGTTACCTACGGTATCGTTGCTGGTGATGTTACCCCCATCGAAGAAATTGGTGTTATCGGTGCGCGTGAACTGTATAAGTCCTTGGGAACCCCTATCGATGGTGTTGCTGAAGGTATCCGTGGGCTGAAGAATGTAGCTACTACATTGCTGTCTGGTGATGATGCTGCTGAAGCTGGTACTTACTTCGACTACTTAGTTGGTGCCCTGCTATAG
- the apcB gene encoding allophycocyanin subunit beta — MAQDAITAVINSADVQGKYLDASALQKLKGYFATGELRVRAASTISANAAAIVKEAVAKSLLYSDITRPGGNMYTTRRYAACIRDLDYYLRYATYAMLAGDPSILDERVLNGLKETYNSLGVPVGATVQAIQAIKEVTASLVGSDAGKEMGVYLDYISSGLS; from the coding sequence ATGGCTCAAGACGCAATTACTGCTGTAATTAACTCCGCAGACGTTCAAGGTAAATACTTAGACGCTTCTGCTTTACAAAAGCTAAAAGGCTACTTCGCTACTGGCGAACTGCGGGTACGTGCTGCTAGCACCATCAGCGCTAACGCTGCTGCGATCGTTAAAGAAGCTGTAGCAAAATCTTTGCTATACTCTGACATCACCCGTCCCGGCGGCAACATGTATACCACCCGCCGCTATGCTGCTTGCATCCGTGACTTGGACTACTACCTCCGCTATGCCACCTACGCTATGTTAGCTGGCGATCCTTCCATTTTGGATGAGCGTGTATTAAATGGCTTGAAGGAAACCTACAACTCTTTAGGAGTTCCCGTTGGTGCTACCGTGCAAGCTATCCAAGCAATCAAAGAAGTAACCGCTAGTTTGGTTGGTTCTGATGCTGGTAAGGAAATGGGTGTTTACTTAGACTATATCTCTTCTGGCTTAAGCTAA
- a CDS encoding phycobilisome linker polypeptide: MARFFKITALVPSQTRIRTQRELQNTYFTKLVPYENWFREQQRIQKAGGTIIKVELATGKQGVNAGLS, translated from the coding sequence ATGGCCCGTTTTTTTAAAATTACTGCTCTAGTTCCTAGCCAAACCAGAATTCGTACCCAACGCGAACTGCAAAATACCTACTTTACTAAGCTAGTTCCTTATGAAAACTGGTTCCGTGAACAGCAACGTATTCAAAAAGCAGGCGGCACAATCATCAAGGTTGAACTAGCAACTGGCAAACAAGGTGTTAATGCTGGGTTGTCGTAA